ACATGAGTATTCAATACTTCCCaagaaatcaaacaaacaagCCAAACACAACtttagctctgataccaattgttatgaATTAAGGACCTTTTAGGCTTGAATGTTGATTTGTATGACAAATTTAATGTTGGAATAATGAGAAGAAATAATTGaacaaattaaaacacacacaaagatTTAAGGTGGTTCACTCTTCAATGAACTACATCCACCATGGGGGAGGGTTTGGAGCTTGTATTACTCTTCCATGGAGAAAGGATTACAAAGAGGAATTCTCAAAGGTGAAGAAGAGAGAATTCTATGTATGCTTAGATCTAAGGTTTCAACCTCACTTATGTTTTTCTCTCTTAATTCTGAAATTCTCATTACATttggtatttatagtgttagacatcaaaccaatctaagggacaagaaaagACCACGTCGATTGAACTTTGCGGAGAAGAAAACCCGCAGGGTTCTGTCGAACCTTTaaagggttcggccgaaccaaggtcaggttcggccgaacttacccAAAGTTCGGGCGAACCTCCAAAATCTCAAAGCTACTGATTCTCTTCCGGTTCGGTCGAACCATCtaagagttcggccgaacttccagcAGGTTCGACCGAACTTACCCAAAGTTCGGGCAAACCTCCAAAATCTCAGTCCCTGACTCCCTTCAGGTTCGGTCGAACCACCtaagagttcggccgaacttccacTAGGTTCAGCCGAACCtccagcaggttcggccgaacttcccctGCTACATGACAGCTTCTCGTAAAATAGTCATAACTCCCTCATTTCTCATCCAAAATAAGATTATGACCAAGCGTTGGAAAGATATTGAGCCAAACTTTCACTTCCAACTTGAATAAACTCAATCTAATGAGTAGATCATGAGATATGTCCATTTGAAGTATACCTTCCACTATAACACCCTAACATCCTTCAAGGAAGATTTGAGTCACACATAACAGCATGGATCGGACTCCGGTCGGAAGTCATAAATTCCGAATCCGATCCATTTAAAATTTAAACTCTAATACtgcatccatatccaaatccatttaaaattcgaactctaaaattgcatccatatccaaatccattTAAATTTCGGACTCCtaaattgcatccatatccaaatccatttaaaattcggactCCTAATTGCATCAATATCCAAATCagaatccatatccatatctatTTACTTATATATCCATATCCGaatccatatccaaatccaaattgcatccatatccataATCATGCGTTAACTTACTTacatagaacttgtatttttttaattctaaaatatattAGAAATCATGTTTCTCATTTACCAAAATCTAATGAGTTTCTAATAAgttaataaattacaaatatacgcgctttaattaatatattagattaaattaggaacttccttttcaaaaaaattatgtacGAAAATAATACACTTTGAAATAATTTCGAGTCGGATttggactcggattcagactcgggTCGGACTCAATTGGATTTGTGTCGGAGTCTCTGTAGACTCCATATCCTATTCATCTCCATTCGGATTCGGATGTTTCTAATCGAATTTGGATTGTGACTTTTTTATCGTAATTTTTCCTTCGGATTGGGTCGGACTCGGTTCGGATTTGAATGTGATTGCCACCTTTACTTGCAAGTTTCATTTATAAACTAAGAGACCAGTTATTTGAAGACATGATCTcttaaattttgttaattattccACCCTTCACGGATTGCAATagatttacaatttttaaaaagTTTCATATAGTcataactttaaaattttagtttACAATTTCATAAAAAGCTAGCATAACCATTAAACAAATTATATAAGTGTTATCGTTATTATTTAGCTTAATCATGTACATCATTGTTAGAAAATGGGTACACACTATAAGATTAATTAATGTTATAATAGATGCAAGAAAGATTTAAAATAATGTAAATAAAGAACAAAGAGGTTTTACGTGGTTTACTAAtgatgtgttagctacgtctaCAGGTAGAGGTGAGGAAATTTTCATTGATCTTGAGCAGTATTAAAGAATATAACTCGGTTATAATctagagagtttatatagtaaGGGGCTTGATTCAAGACATATTCTAACAATCagtccctccgtattttaaaagaGATAAACTTTGATTGTCATGTAGATTTAAGAGAGTGAGGatcaaaacatgtcaaaaatgAAAAGTATATCTCTATTTAAAATAGGGCAGTTTAAGAAAGTATATctgtttataaaatacggaaggagTAACATATAGTGGAATGAATTAATAACTCAAGTATGTTTTATTTGGCAAAAATGATTCGGACTACTCTGTATTGTAGAGGTATTTTAATCAAGTCTAGCTTTGTACCTCCATTCCTAAATTTTTAAATCCGCCACTGTGAGCAGTGACCATTTAATTCAATTTCATAAGTATGTTTTATTTGGCAAAAATGATTCGGACTACTCTGTATTGTAGAGGTATTTTAATCAAGTCTAGCTTTGTACCTATATTCCTAAATTTTTAGATCCGCCACTGAGCAGTAACCATTTAATTCAATTTCATATTGTGCAATGGGTAAAATATCCCTACAGTATAAGATATCAAATGTATGACCGATCAAAGTTGGTATCTGTGTTCCTGAAAAGAGtgttaattataaataattgtGGTCTAGACTTGAACAAGCTGCTGAATATTGAGAGGAAGACAAACAGAGGAGCCAGTGATACATGTAGAAGCAATAACAGAGTTGATAGCCTCACTGGGATGAACATCATCCCAAAAGAAGTGTTGGTTAGCATTCGAGCATGGTTGCAATAGTGGCACTTCTGGAATCACTGGGATGCATGTCGGTGTGCCATTTCCCAACGTTTTACAGCATGGATTTCTACTATCACTTAGCCCTGCACAAAATCAAACACATTTctacaattaattaacaaaaattaaGGAACTTTATGTATATATGTATGAATTGAGCATAGTAGTAAATTAAGGTGAATTGATTGAAACGtaggcatatatatatatatatatatatatatatatataccgtGACTACCGGGGTTGATAATAGCATCATAACCAAGCCAATAAGCATGGCCAAGTATGAAGTGTGAGTTTTCAAGTGTAGAAGTCAAGTTCTTGAGCATCAAAGAAAGCTGAGAATTGAAGTTTAGTACTATTTGATTCACATTTTCATCACATCTTCCGTTGGGCTTGGAATGCCGAAGAATTGATTTAAGGCAACCAAGTGGTCCGAGCTCGAATACTACCACCTTTCTTGCTCCTAATTTGTATAGCTTCTGCACACCATGCAAAATAACAACAGTTTTTGCTTACTTTCAAAATTAAGATTTGGCTGATCGAAATTCGATCTAGTATTTTGAGGGCTGCCCAACTCAAACTAATATATGTATTAATCAAGCGACAAAATGTCTAATTTTAAACTTATGGTTGAAAATCTAGTAACTATGGGTACTACTAGTAATAGTGCACTAAACTTAATTCTTAGTTTGTTTTGAAGTATATTCAATTGAACAAAATGACCTTTTGAGGAAGTTTCATGTGTCGAtactaattaagctaattaggtTGTGCtgagattaattaattgactGATCGATGACCAATATAGGGTACATTTTGTTGGGTACGTATATATATACCATGTAGATAGAGAGTCGCAGAGTAGTGATGTATATGGATATATTTAGCCTTACTCATGATGTAGTGATGTGATAGTGGTCACACATGGAAGCAATTGGTCGACCTAGTATTAAACCGGCCGAAGCTAAGCAAATTAATAATCCACTTTAATTGGCATCAAtgatattactccctccgtcccttaatactcgcaccgctttccttttcaggccgtcccttaatacttgcaccgcttctataaatggaaatctttatcaatattatattatttctcacaattacctactaccccacctacacccttacttcctacaaaaaatcatttaaaaatccacacTCCTCACTCATtactccccaccccttacacatttcccactaactatattaaaaaatacccccctatcaactaacacccattaaattaataagtcaattcaaatgttttaaactccgcaccgatcaaatcggtgcgagtattaagggacagagggagtagtaattAAACGAGTTCGAGATAGTATTGTataaaagtttaaaaaaaaaaaaaatcacctgtAAATTGAGTGATAATGCATCAATGAGAAGTTGGGTAAACTGTTGAGGATCGTAACGTTGTCTTGTATTAGAAGACTTGCCAAAATAGTTGCCGAGGTAATCATTATTGCCAGTGGAGAATAGAGGTGTCAGAAGCTGACCCGACTCCGAAAAACCATCTGTTTCGAACTGTAATCGAACTGGTTTGATCCGAAAAGTTCAGGACCGAAACCCGACCTGTAACCGATTTGACTTTATCCGACACCCGTTTCACCCGATCTGAACTCCACCTGTAACCATTTTTGATCCGACCCAAACTCCACCTGTCACCGGATAGACTCCACCCAAACTCCACCCGACACCGATTTGACCCGACATAAACTTCACCGAAAACCAATTTGACCCGGTAAATATCTGATTTGACCCGATTTGGTTTGACCCGAACTGTTGTCTAACCGACACCGATTTGACCCGGCCTAAACTCCACCCGATATCGGTTTGACCCGACCTGAACTTCACCCGGCACCGATTTGATCCGTAAAATATCTGATTTGACCCGATTTGTTTGAATCGAATTGTTGTCTAACCGACACCGGTTTAACCCAACCTAAACTCCACCCCACCGATTTCACCCGACAAATATCTGGTTTCACCCGATTTGACCCGAACCATTATCTAATCgacttttttttaaattgaACCAACCTAACTATATCTGATCTCACTTAATTTTACCTTCAACTCTTTTAATTACTCGAATTCAtatatttgtttatttgttctTAATAACTTTTTTCCTTCCCTATTCAAAATAATATTAGATCAAGACTAGTTTTGACCATTATTATCTCCAATTTAATCTTATAATATTGAATTGATAATCCAATGTTCTTTACTTTTTACataaatttgcatattttaGCATAATCAAAAGTGAAGAGAAATTTAAGCTTAAGGGATTGCATTATAGTACGGAATAAGAATTATCCAAACGGGCATGATAAATATTGAAATACTAAACATCAAATTTGTCGACCTATTATATCCTGCTTATTTTatgttcataaaaatttaagctaattaaaaactaacaaataaataattataaaatttcatttttattaaaaacATCCATAAATATTTACATTATTCTCCAATTGTTTGGCAATTTACAAACTGATACTTAATTCCTCCTTGCCTAACATATTTAATTCTTGAAGGCCTCCACTGCATTCCACGAACCACAGAAGGAGAAGAGGCTCCACCGACGACAACTGCAAGTCTGCAATGATAATATAAAGAAAACCACACACAAGAAATGAAACTCTTACATCAGGCTTTATCAATTTCGAAAACGAAAACCACATAAACAAGGAGAAGATCCAAAATATCAATAAAAGTAATACTgagttttagagagagagatgAAAGGGATACCTGAAAATACTACCACAATTACCACTAGACGGCAGATTTGAGTTCGATTTTAGTGAGTTTATAGTATTGGATTCGAGTTTTTGAGAGAGATCGAGTGTTAGAGCGAGGTTGAATTGCAGAAACCAAACCCTAACTCGGTTTTTGTGAGAGAATGAAAGCTCACAAAATGAGAGTTGTGTTGAGGTAGGGAGGACTGAAGATTTGAGGAGGCGCCGTTGTGTAATCCGAAATAGGGTTGAGAATTTGAGATTATAATGGTATATTTATATGGGGATCACCAATTATGCCCTACTTTTtcttaaaatatattattattattattatttatataattatatgttctttttactcttttttataaaaaatggtGTCTATACTAATAATATATTACTACTAGTATCATACTATACTTATTATATTATTAGtaacaaaattattattaaataatGTTGTGAGTTTACTATGCTTATTATATTAGTACGTACTATgcttttttaataatatattaggACATAATATGCTTATTGTTAtggttattatattttattatcataattaacataataaaaaatgttaaaaaCATGTAGAATAACTTTAGACTCCGTTCTATTAgacttattttgactaaaattataTCATCTAAACTTAACTGGACTTATCTGGACTTAACtggacttatctgaacttaactgaattaaTCTGAACTGATTaataacttattttgtctgaaataaacttatttgtgtgtgaaaatgtctgaacAAAACTTATATATCTCTAATGATATATATTAATTAGTCGTTCAACCCATTAATCTCTAATGATATATATAGTCAACTAAAAAAGATCTCATAGATTACGTCCCGACATGTGTCTCATTATAATGTTATCAGATCCAAATAGCTATTTACAGTTAAGTACTTTGTATACTAGTAATAATTGACCAATGTTTAATGATATAATCCAATTCTTAATACTTTCAATTCTTACATTTGTAGAGTACGTTATTGTTGTGAATTTTGCGTTCTTATATGCGATTATGATCGTTAACACTTGACATATTGGTCGTTTTTGGTTTCCTGTCGACTGATACAATCTCATAGATTTATTGTTTCATACTTTAATGTCTATGTTATCTCGATATAACGTTATCAGTTTTAATTACCTATTTCTTGTTAATCAAGTACTTGTATACATGTAATAATCATTAAATGTCTAATGATATGATCAAATTCATGATATAAAAATGAATACTGTGTTCTTTAAACTTGTTAGGACTACTAGTAAATTGAAGAATTGTTTTGATaagttatacggagtagttgttTAACTGTATTAGGAGTATATTTATGATGTATGTTATTATACACTATAATCGTTATTATTTAGTAAGAGTTATATTCTTAATTTCTTATAGATTTACATATATTGTATATCTATTTTTTACATGTGGTTCTCGTTATATAATCATTAATCATCTAATAACTTAAAACAAACATTGATATAACGATGTTGTAGTTTAGTAAATTAAAAATACTCGTAAATACGTAgattaataacttgtttaattagaaatagAATGAAAACATTAATCGATAATGACTTGAAAAGATATAGAATGAAATCGATCCAACCCGAGACCTAACTGAAATGACCCGAACTGAAATCGAACTGGTACTGAATTGACCCGAACTGAAATGACCCGAGTCAAAGTCTACCCGACCCAAAGTTACCCGACCCGGGTTTGACCCGACAAAACCCGTTAAGGACCCGACACGGGAACACCGGGTCTGTTTTTGACCCGAACCGAACTTGAACCGACCCGAAATTTACCCGGACCCGACAACAATTGACCTGAAATTGACCCGAATCGAATAGACTCGACCCAAACCCGATCTGATCCCGATAACTTTTGACCCGAACTTGACCCGAACCGAATAGACCCGAAGTGTTATGGGTCAACCCATAACCCATCCGgtgacccgatttgacacctCTAGTGGAGAACATGAATATGGACTTAGCCAAGTGTTGGGAAACTGAACTTAATTTTGGAGACAGATGTTTTCTGATACTCCTTTCAAACAATCTCATTTGTTCATCCAAACTCAAGCACCAACCCTACAAATATCGCAAAAAGTTAGTCGTATGTATAGTATAAAACC
This sequence is a window from Spinacia oleracea cultivar Varoflay chromosome 1, BTI_SOV_V1, whole genome shotgun sequence. Protein-coding genes within it:
- the LOC110806070 gene encoding GDSL esterase/lipase 7-like produces the protein MSPKILISIILILSQFFWGDCGSSRPLVPALYVFGDSLFDGGNNNWLPTLAKANYPPYGQNFPKGQSTGRFTNGKLVVDFIAEYLGLPYPPPYVMPSWLRPNTLMGYNYASGACGILPETGKDVGWCLSLDEQMRLFERSIRKHLSPKLSSVSQHLAKSIFIFSTGNNDYLGNYFGKSSNTRQRYDPQQFTQLLIDALSLNLQKLYKLGARKVVVFELGPLGCLKSILRHSKPNGRCDENVNQIVLNFNSQLSLMLKNLTSTLENSHFILGHAYWLGYDAIINPGSHGLSDSRNPCCKTLGNGTPTCIPVIPEVPLLQPCSNANQHFFWDDVHPSEAINSVIASTCITGSSVCLPLNIQQLVQV